The following coding sequences lie in one Zingiber officinale cultivar Zhangliang chromosome 2B, Zo_v1.1, whole genome shotgun sequence genomic window:
- the LOC122045351 gene encoding soluble inorganic pyrophosphatase 4-like, with the protein MAPTQEVAAKSSDLKLSHPPLNERILSSMTRRSVAAHPWHDLEIGPGAPTIFNCVVEISRGSKVKYELDKKTGLIKVDRVLYSSVVYPHNYGFIPRTLCEDSDPMDVLVIMQEPILPGCFLRAKAIGLMPMIDQGEKDDKIIAVCADDPEYKHFNDIKELPPHRLAEIRRFFEDYKKNENKDVAVDDFLDASAATKAIQRSMDLYASYIVESLRR; encoded by the exons ATGGCACCAACTCAGGAAGTGGCAGCCAAGTCTTCTGATTTGAAACTCTCTCATCCACCTCTCAATGAACGAATACTTTCATCCATGACAAGAAGATCTGTTGCAGCACATCCTTGGCATGATCTTGAAATAG GTCCAGGTGCCCCTACAATATTCAACTGT GTAGTGGAGATAAGTAGAGGAAGCAAAGTGAAATATGAACTTGACAAGAAAACTGGTCTGATAAAG GTGGACCGTGTTCTTTATTCATCAGTTGTGTATCCTCACAACTATGGTTTCATCCCTCGCACTCTTTGTGAAGATAGTGATCCCATGGATGTGTTGGTCATTATGCAG GAACCAATACTTCCAGGATGCTTTCTTCGAGCTAAAGCAATAGGTTTGATGCCTATGATTGATCAG GGGGAGAAAGACGATAAGATTATTGCTGTCTGTGCTGATGATCCCGAGTACAAGCATTTTAATGATATCAAGGAGCTCCCACCACATCGTTTAGCTGAGATTAGGCGTTTCTTTGAAGATT ataagaaaaatgaaaacaaGGATGTGGCTGTAGATGACTTCCTCGATGCATCAGCAGCAACCAAGGCAATCCAACGTTCCAT GGATCTTTATGCGAGTTACATTGTGGAAAGCCTGAGGAGGTAG
- the LOC122045353 gene encoding actin-depolymerizing factor 7-like — protein MANAVSGMAVNDDCKLKFLELKAKRTYRFIIYKIEEKQKEILVEKLGEPNLTYEDFTASLPENECRYAIYDFDFVTEENLQKSKIFFIAWSPDTSRVRSKMLYASSKERFKRELDGIQVELQATDPTEMGLDVIRGRAN, from the exons ATG GCCAACGCAGTATCAGGAATGGCAGTGAATGATGACTGCAAGTTGAAGTTCTTGGAGCTGAAAGCAAAGCGGACCTACCGATTCATAATCTATAAGAttgaggagaagcagaaggagattCTTGTAGAGAAGCTTGGTGAACCCAACTTGACCTATGAGGACTTTACTGCCAGCCTCCCTGAAAATGAATGTAGATACGCTATATATGATTTTGACTTTGTGACTGAAGAGAATTTACAAAAGAGCAAAATTTTTTTCATCGCATG GTCCCCCGACACATCAAGGGTGAGAAGCAAGATGCTTTATGCAAGCTCAAAAGAGAGGTTCAAGAGAGAGCTTGATGGCATTCAGGTCGAGTTACAAGCAACTGATCCTACTGAGATGGGCCTTGATGTCATAAGAGGCCGCGCAAATTGA